A single genomic interval of uncultured Desulfobulbus sp. harbors:
- a CDS encoding putative sulfate exporter family transporter translates to MEQENMPSKTGEGGGWISEDWLALILGLIIFGLGLGSFKGNDLLGWGAKTGVWINPAKAITAISTSYQTVGGEITKIDGQKVTVKKKDGKEASVTVEGDVSSLKVGDQYERKGMSPLVSLILTYGFALVIMSLGAIALGANLRKFVVGFSLAFWIAYLCWFMGHFAFIAATKEQTAKFGISWAMSMTGEFGFIIALIAGLIIGNFFPGLTSKMKEAARPELYIKTGIVIMGAGLGIKAAQSFGLASNIMFRGFCAIVEAYLIYWAVVYYVSRKYFKFSREWAAPLASGISICGVSAAIATGGAIRARPIVPIMVSSLVVIFVAVEMVILPFLAKFYLWSEPLVAGAWMGLAVKSDGGAIASGAITDALIRAQALDASGVHYAEGWITMTATTVKMFIDIFIGVWAFLLAWIWCAKIDVRPGQKVNAAEIWHRFPKFVIGYVLTFIVMVVICWPSAKAMGPAEKELAELKATITSLEKKVAATPDIMAQAAIKVDLDAAKAQEKEVNSRIKEPKKLLGNAKSASGQGDVFRGIFFLLCFFTIGLVSNFKKLMEEGIGKLAAVYCVCLFGFIIWVGLFISWLFFHGVKPPIIS, encoded by the coding sequence ATGGAGCAGGAAAACATGCCCAGTAAAACTGGGGAAGGGGGAGGCTGGATCAGTGAGGATTGGTTGGCCTTGATTTTGGGATTGATCATTTTTGGTCTGGGCCTGGGGTCGTTCAAAGGCAACGACCTGCTGGGCTGGGGGGCAAAGACCGGAGTGTGGATCAACCCAGCCAAGGCAATCACCGCTATATCGACCAGCTATCAGACCGTTGGCGGTGAAATCACTAAGATCGACGGCCAGAAGGTAACGGTGAAAAAGAAGGATGGCAAGGAAGCATCTGTCACCGTTGAGGGCGATGTCTCCAGCCTCAAGGTAGGCGATCAATATGAACGAAAAGGGATGTCACCCTTGGTGTCGTTGATCCTGACCTATGGTTTTGCCCTGGTGATCATGTCGCTCGGGGCGATCGCCCTGGGGGCGAATCTGCGGAAATTCGTCGTCGGGTTCAGTCTTGCTTTCTGGATTGCCTATCTCTGCTGGTTCATGGGGCATTTTGCCTTCATTGCCGCGACAAAGGAGCAGACGGCAAAATTCGGCATCTCCTGGGCCATGAGTATGACCGGTGAATTTGGCTTTATCATCGCCTTGATTGCCGGTTTGATTATCGGCAACTTTTTCCCGGGCCTCACCAGCAAGATGAAGGAGGCCGCACGGCCGGAACTCTACATCAAAACCGGTATCGTCATCATGGGAGCGGGGTTGGGCATCAAGGCCGCCCAGTCCTTTGGTCTGGCCTCCAACATCATGTTCCGGGGGTTCTGTGCCATTGTTGAGGCCTATCTGATTTACTGGGCAGTTGTGTACTATGTTTCCCGCAAATATTTTAAATTCAGTCGGGAATGGGCCGCGCCTCTGGCCTCTGGGATCTCCATCTGCGGCGTTTCCGCTGCCATTGCAACTGGTGGTGCCATCCGTGCCCGGCCCATCGTCCCGATCATGGTCTCCTCCCTGGTCGTCATCTTTGTCGCTGTTGAAATGGTCATTCTCCCGTTTCTGGCCAAGTTTTATCTCTGGAGCGAGCCCCTGGTCGCCGGAGCCTGGATGGGGCTGGCCGTCAAATCCGACGGTGGTGCCATTGCCTCCGGTGCCATCACCGACGCCCTCATTCGGGCGCAGGCACTGGATGCATCCGGGGTACATTATGCCGAAGGTTGGATCACCATGACCGCAACCACGGTCAAGATGTTTATCGATATATTTATCGGCGTTTGGGCCTTTCTCCTGGCCTGGATCTGGTGCGCCAAAATCGATGTCCGGCCCGGGCAGAAGGTCAATGCCGCTGAGATCTGGCATCGGTTTCCCAAATTCGTCATCGGCTATGTACTTACTTTTATCGTCATGGTGGTGATCTGCTGGCCGTCGGCCAAGGCAATGGGGCCGGCTGAAAAAGAGTTGGCCGAATTGAAGGCAACGATCACCAGTCTTGAGAAAAAAGTCGCGGCAACACCGGATATTATGGCTCAGGCCGCGATCAAGGTGGATCTCGATGCGGCAAAGGCTCAGGAGAAGGAGGTGAACAGCAGGATAAAAGAACCGAAGAAACTCCTGGGAAACGCCAAATCAGCCAGTGGTCAGGGCGATGTTTTCCGCGGGATTTTCTTCCTCCTCTGCTTCTTCACCATCGGCCTGGTGTCGAATTTTAAGAAGTTGATGGAAGAGGGAATCGGCAAACTTGCGGCTGTGTACTGCGTCTGCCTGTTTGGTTTTATCATCTGGGTTGGACTCTTTATCTCTTGGCTGTTCTTTCACGGGGTGAAGCCGCCCATTATATCTTAA
- a CDS encoding DUF2284 domain-containing protein → MNTQLFRDQDIIEGLQMQARSLGASATGLLPTAQLVVEARFANMCAGPTPCPSYGQSPGCPPHAPAPDTFKRLLQDFHTVLVFKIDAPVSELMGEGRLPLARTIHRIAATLEHSALSRGVDKAKAMAAGSCKELFCGDEEVCVVLAEKIPCLHPELARPSISAVGVDFAAMAHQLGWPFGKLFPNDKMTAEPAMGLMAGLVLLG, encoded by the coding sequence ATGAACACGCAACTCTTCCGGGACCAAGATATCATCGAAGGACTGCAGATGCAGGCCCGATCCCTTGGCGCATCCGCAACCGGCCTTCTTCCCACAGCACAACTCGTGGTTGAAGCCCGTTTTGCAAACATGTGCGCCGGTCCCACTCCCTGCCCCAGTTATGGTCAATCGCCCGGCTGCCCACCCCATGCACCGGCACCCGACACCTTCAAACGGTTGTTGCAGGATTTCCACACCGTACTTGTGTTCAAAATCGATGCACCGGTATCTGAGCTAATGGGAGAAGGACGTTTACCTCTTGCCCGCACAATTCATCGCATTGCTGCTACCTTGGAGCATTCTGCCTTAAGCAGAGGAGTCGATAAGGCCAAGGCTATGGCGGCGGGTTCCTGCAAAGAACTTTTTTGCGGTGATGAAGAGGTCTGCGTGGTCTTGGCAGAAAAAATCCCCTGCCTGCATCCGGAGTTGGCACGTCCCTCCATTTCGGCAGTGGGGGTTGATTTTGCCGCGATGGCTCATCAGCTCGGTTGGCCTTTTGGCAAACTTTTCCCCAACGACAAAATGACCGCGGAGCCTGCAATGGGCCTCATGGCTGGTCTTGTCCTTCTGGGCTGA
- a CDS encoding potassium channel family protein, with the protein MSVYLLLGILFTQLYEISIYIQGNSIYFDPSRFSEGTIGTSHVLYYSFVTLATVGYGDVSPYTPAARALSVLESLVGIMYIAILIARFVSNYEKENRREEEKKIDNDSEAR; encoded by the coding sequence ATTAGCGTTTATCTCCTCCTGGGGATTCTTTTCACTCAACTCTATGAGATCTCAATTTACATTCAGGGTAATTCTATATACTTCGATCCGTCACGTTTTTCCGAAGGGACAATCGGAACCAGTCACGTGCTCTACTACAGCTTTGTGACCCTTGCCACCGTCGGTTACGGAGATGTTTCTCCTTACACCCCCGCTGCAAGGGCTTTGAGCGTACTAGAGTCACTTGTCGGCATCATGTATATTGCGATTCTCATTGCCCGTTTCGTTTCGAACTATGAAAAAGAAAACCGTAGAGAAGAGGAGAAAAAAATTGATAACGATTCTGAGGCACGATGA